A genomic stretch from Buchnera aphidicola (Brevicoryne brassicae) includes:
- the yciA gene encoding acyl-CoA thioester hydrolase YciA, with the protein MLEKKVLPKGKIVLKTLAMPKDTNSNGDIFGGWIMSQMDMGGAILAKEIACGKVVTVRVINITFLKSVSVGDIVSCYAQCIKIGKSSMKINVETWIKKIYSKPLGQYYCAAESEFIYVAIDKQGKSCELLPMSII; encoded by the coding sequence ATGTTAGAAAAAAAAGTATTACCAAAAGGAAAAATAGTACTAAAAACACTTGCAATGCCTAAAGATACCAATTCTAATGGTGATATTTTTGGTGGTTGGATCATGTCTCAAATGGATATGGGTGGGGCAATATTAGCAAAAGAAATCGCATGTGGTAAAGTGGTTACTGTAAGAGTAATTAATATTACTTTTTTAAAATCTGTATCAGTGGGAGATATTGTTAGTTGTTACGCACAATGTATTAAAATTGGGAAAAGTTCTATGAAAATTAATGTAGAAACTTGGATTAAAAAAATTTATTCAAAACCATTAGGTCAATATTACTGTGCAGCAGAGTCTGAATTTATTTATGTAGCAATTGACAAACAAGGAAAATCTTGCGAATTGTTACCAATGAGTATTATTTAA
- the trpB gene encoding tryptophan synthase subunit beta yields the protein MTLLNPYFGEFGGMYVPQILMPALLELEKNFVDAQKDINFHKTFFNLLKNYAGRPTPLTLCNNLTQNTKTRIYLKREDLLHGGAHKTNQVLGQAILAIRMNKKQIIAETGAGQHGVATAMVCALLNLKCRIYMGIKDIKRQHPNVFRMKLMGAEVISVKNGSGTLKDACNEALRDWSNNYENSHYMIGTAAGPHPYPTIVREFQKMIGEETKKQILEQENKLPDSIIACVGGGSNAIGIFSEFIHDKKVNLIGVEPGGYGIKTGKHGSPLQYGRTGIFFGMKSQLMQNEEGQIQESWSISAGLDFPSVGPEHAWLKSINRAQYVSITDAEALDAFKILCKKEGIIPALESSHALAYALKLMNMSPEKEQIFVVNLSGRGDKDIFIVDDILKKMEKKHESISKSF from the coding sequence ATGACTTTACTAAATCCTTATTTTGGTGAATTTGGTGGTATGTATGTTCCTCAAATATTAATGCCAGCTTTGTTAGAATTAGAGAAAAATTTTGTTGATGCACAAAAAGATATTAATTTTCATAAAACATTTTTTAATTTGCTTAAAAATTATGCAGGAAGACCGACGCCATTAACTTTATGTAATAATTTAACTCAAAATACAAAAACACGTATTTACCTTAAAAGAGAAGATTTATTACATGGTGGTGCTCATAAAACTAATCAAGTTTTAGGACAAGCTATACTAGCAATTAGAATGAACAAAAAACAAATAATTGCTGAAACAGGAGCTGGTCAACACGGTGTAGCTACTGCAATGGTTTGTGCATTATTGAATTTAAAATGTAGAATTTATATGGGAATTAAAGATATCAAAAGACAACATCCTAACGTTTTTCGAATGAAATTGATGGGAGCAGAAGTTATATCAGTAAAAAACGGATCTGGAACTTTAAAAGATGCTTGTAATGAAGCACTACGTGATTGGTCTAATAATTATGAAAATTCTCACTATATGATTGGAACCGCAGCAGGACCTCATCCTTATCCTACTATTGTTCGAGAATTTCAAAAAATGATTGGAGAAGAAACTAAAAAACAAATTTTAGAACAAGAAAATAAATTGCCAGATTCAATAATTGCTTGTGTTGGTGGTGGTTCTAATGCCATTGGTATTTTTTCGGAATTTATTCATGATAAAAAAGTAAATTTAATTGGTGTAGAACCAGGTGGTTACGGTATAAAAACAGGAAAGCATGGATCACCTTTGCAATATGGTAGAACCGGAATTTTTTTTGGTATGAAATCTCAGTTAATGCAAAATGAAGAAGGTCAAATTCAAGAATCTTGGTCGATTTCAGCCGGATTAGATTTTCCATCTGTAGGCCCAGAACACGCTTGGCTAAAAAGCATTAATCGTGCTCAATACGTTTCTATTACAGATGCAGAAGCACTTGATGCATTTAAAATACTGTGTAAAAAAGAAGGTATAATACCTGCTTTAGAATCTTCTCATGCATTAGCATATGCATTAAAATTAATGAATATGTCTCCAGAAAAAGAACAAATTTTTGTTGTTAATCTTTCTGGACGAGGTGATAAGGATATTTTTATAGTGGATGATATTTTAAAAAAAATGGAAAAAAAACATGAATCGATATCAAAAAGTTTTTGA
- the trpCF gene encoding bifunctional indole-3-glycerol-phosphate synthase TrpC/phosphoribosylanthranilate isomerase TrpF — MKETILEKIVRNKNEWITFRKKKQPLTSFKYHINKKTRNFYNSLQEKNPVFILECKRKSPSLGVIRKNFDLIKIANVYKKYASAISVLTDEQYFDGNLEFINIVRQHVLQPILCKDFFIDPYQIYLARYYNADAVLLMLSILDDLQYEKLSKIAKKLNMGILTEVNNITELKRAIKLNANIIGINNRNLHDLSIDLNRTRILSSLIPKHTIIISESGIKKYSQIKELSQCVHGFLIGSHLMSKENLEIGTRSLILGINKVCGLTRSCDVEIVEKHGAIYGGLIFIKHSIRNISQTIAKNIMINNVLRYVGIFQNEDINIITKIAESLSLYAVQLHGHENLMYIEKLRKTLPINIKIWKAFSINATLPNLNWKNVNMYVFDSRFGGSNTSFNWSILKEHVLDNVILAGGINPDNCIQASKFNCSGLDFNSGVEISPGIKDHKKIKLVFQKLRYY, encoded by the coding sequence ATGAAAGAAACAATACTTGAAAAAATCGTACGAAATAAAAATGAATGGATTACATTTAGAAAAAAAAAACAACCCTTAACTAGTTTTAAATATCATATAAATAAGAAAACACGTAATTTTTATAATTCTTTACAAGAGAAAAATCCCGTTTTTATATTAGAATGTAAAAGAAAATCTCCTTCTTTAGGAGTTATTAGAAAAAATTTTGATTTAATTAAGATTGCTAACGTGTATAAAAAATATGCTTCTGCTATCTCGGTGCTTACAGATGAACAATATTTTGATGGAAATTTAGAATTTATAAATATAGTACGACAACATGTATTACAACCAATTTTATGCAAAGATTTTTTTATTGATCCATATCAAATATATTTAGCAAGATATTATAATGCAGATGCTGTTTTATTAATGTTATCGATTTTAGATGATTTACAATACGAAAAATTATCTAAAATAGCAAAAAAATTAAATATGGGAATATTAACTGAAGTAAATAATATCACAGAATTAAAAAGAGCTATTAAATTAAATGCAAATATTATTGGAATTAACAATCGTAATTTACATGACTTATCAATTGATTTAAATCGTACTCGTATACTATCTTCTTTAATTCCTAAACATACAATAATAATTAGTGAATCTGGTATAAAAAAATATAGTCAGATAAAAGAATTAAGTCAATGTGTACACGGTTTTTTAATTGGTTCACATTTAATGTCTAAAGAAAATTTAGAGATAGGTACACGTTCTTTAATTTTAGGAATAAATAAAGTTTGTGGATTAACTAGAAGTTGTGATGTAGAAATTGTTGAAAAACATGGAGCTATTTACGGAGGATTGATTTTTATAAAACATTCTATTAGAAATATAAGTCAAACAATAGCAAAAAACATTATGATAAATAACGTATTAAGATATGTAGGTATCTTTCAAAATGAAGATATAAATATTATTACAAAAATTGCCGAATCACTTTCTTTATACGCAGTTCAATTACATGGACACGAAAATTTAATGTATATTGAAAAACTCAGGAAAACACTACCTATAAATATTAAAATTTGGAAAGCTTTTTCTATTAATGCAACATTACCAAATCTCAATTGGAAAAATGTAAATATGTATGTATTTGATTCTCGTTTTGGAGGAAGTAATACGTCTTTTAATTGGTCTATTTTAAAAGAACATGTTTTAGATAATGTAATTTTAGCTGGAGGAATTAATCCTGATAATTGTATTCAAGCATCAAAATTTAATTGTTCAGGATTAGATTTTAATTCTGGTGTAGAAATTTCTCCTGGTATTAAAGATCATAAGAAGATAAAGTTAGTTTTTCAAAAATTAAGATATTATTAA
- the trpD gene encoding anthranilate phosphoribosyltransferase has translation MQNILNKIYESKYLNQEESYQLFKLISFGKITDIKLSSILTAMKIRGESKEEIIGAILAFSENIKYFPRPDYLFADIVGTGGDIKNTMNISTASAFVASSCGLKIVKHCNQGVSSKSGSSDLLKRFNINLYASSQKSRQTLDKLNICFLFAPKYHDSFHYSRNVRKILKTRTIFNLLGPFLNPAIPPFSVIGVYSKNLVNSSIEILKNLKYKRGIVLHGHDTDEVTLHGTTYVAELFNEKISSYKLQPKDFGLEIHDKKIFIERSSKENYHIISEIMKGKGDRLNEELIAVNVAMLLKIFGYEDLKENTKLALNKIRSGDVYKHIINVANMLKEDEHERNNT, from the coding sequence ATGCAAAATATTTTGAATAAAATTTATGAATCGAAATATTTAAATCAAGAAGAAAGTTATCAATTGTTCAAACTCATTTCTTTTGGAAAAATAACAGATATAAAATTATCATCTATTTTAACAGCAATGAAAATAAGAGGTGAATCAAAAGAAGAAATAATAGGAGCAATACTCGCATTTTCAGAAAATATAAAATATTTTCCAAGACCTGACTATCTTTTTGCTGATATAGTAGGCACAGGTGGAGATATTAAAAATACTATGAATATTTCTACTGCAAGTGCTTTTGTTGCTTCGAGTTGTGGTTTAAAAATTGTAAAACATTGTAATCAAGGAGTTTCTAGTAAATCAGGTTCTTCTGATTTATTAAAAAGATTTAATATAAATTTATATGCATCTTCACAAAAATCTCGTCAAACGTTAGATAAATTAAATATTTGTTTTTTATTTGCTCCTAAATATCATGATAGTTTTCACTATTCTAGAAACGTTCGTAAAATTTTAAAAACTAGAACTATTTTTAATTTATTAGGACCTTTTCTTAATCCTGCAATACCACCTTTTTCTGTAATTGGTGTATATAGTAAAAATTTAGTAAATTCCTCAATTGAAATTTTAAAAAATTTAAAATACAAACGAGGTATAGTTTTACATGGTCATGATACTGATGAAGTAACATTACATGGAACTACATATGTTGCTGAATTATTTAATGAAAAAATTTCATCATATAAATTACAACCAAAAGATTTTGGTTTAGAAATACATGATAAAAAAATATTTATAGAACGTTCATCGAAAGAAAATTATCACATTATTAGTGAAATCATGAAAGGAAAAGGTGATAGATTGAATGAGGAATTAATAGCGGTCAATGTAGCTATGTTATTAAAAATATTTGGTTATGAAGATTTAAAAGAAAATACTAAATTAGCATTAAATAAAATTCGTAGCGGAGATGTATATAAACATATAATCAATGTTGCTAATATGTTAAAAGAAGATGAACATGAAAGAAACAATACTTGA
- a CDS encoding DMT family transporter, protein MNKFIILLLFSLVSITWGTTWIAMKIVTETIPPFFATGIRFLVASPLLIMLAFYTKTPLLFPLGQRWFQFIISIFYFSIPFTLMLYGGIHVSSSIASIIFSNMPVAVLIISFLYLKQKLFLTQKIGLIISSITLLIVLLIELESKCFVQWKAILALLFALISHAIIYAECQKKSCNVSVITFNALPSLISGILLSTISWFLESPNIDNFSNKSILALFYLGDFSGIFGILSYFYLQQKVSAFYASTVFLIFPVIAGFLENYIYKNTILSCEIWFIFPLLIGILLTLIPVNIFKTQNKI, encoded by the coding sequence ATGAACAAATTCATAATATTATTATTGTTTTCTTTAGTATCTATTACTTGGGGCACAACTTGGATTGCAATGAAAATTGTAACGGAAACAATACCTCCATTTTTTGCTACTGGAATACGTTTTTTAGTGGCTTCTCCTTTGTTAATTATGCTTGCTTTTTATACAAAAACACCTCTTTTGTTTCCATTAGGACAAAGATGGTTTCAATTTATTATTTCAATTTTTTATTTTTCTATACCATTTACATTAATGTTATATGGAGGTATTCATGTGAGTTCTTCTATAGCTTCTATTATATTTTCAAATATGCCTGTAGCTGTATTAATAATATCTTTTTTATATTTAAAACAAAAATTATTTTTAACTCAGAAAATTGGACTAATAATTTCTTCAATTACATTACTAATTGTTTTATTGATAGAATTAGAATCAAAATGTTTTGTACAATGGAAAGCTATTTTAGCTTTACTTTTTGCTTTAATTAGTCATGCTATAATTTATGCTGAATGTCAAAAAAAATCTTGTAATGTATCTGTTATTACTTTTAATGCCTTACCATCATTAATATCTGGAATATTATTATCTACTATATCTTGGTTTTTGGAATCTCCTAATATCGATAACTTTTCTAATAAATCTATTTTAGCTCTATTTTATCTAGGAGATTTTTCTGGTATTTTTGGCATTTTATCATATTTCTACTTACAACAAAAAGTAAGTGCTTTTTACGCTTCTACTGTATTTTTAATTTTTCCAGTAATTGCAGGTTTTTTAGAAAATTATATTTATAAAAATACGATTTTATCATGTGAAATATGGTTTATTTTTCCACTTTTGATAGGAATATTACTAACTTTAATACCAGTTAATATATTTAAAACACAAAATAAAATATAA
- the pyrF gene encoding orotidine-5'-phosphate decarboxylase — protein sequence MLNPIFFKMPKIIIALDFSDKKSAMKLIDLLNPSIYFLKIGKEMFTILGCKFIQELHRLGFSIFLDLKFHDIPNTVFNATKAAADLGIWMLSVHASGGKKMMISAKKALKSFKKPPLLIAITALTSLKEEDLKEIGVKMSLTEYILTLSKLSNDCGLDGIVCPGEEAKKIKFLFGNKYKIITPGIRFSKDLLYDQNNIITPKKAKEYKIDYIVVGRSITKSKNPIKKLDLIIKSMQ from the coding sequence GTGTTAAATCCTATTTTTTTCAAAATGCCTAAAATTATCATTGCACTAGATTTTTCTGATAAAAAATCAGCTATGAAGTTAATTGATCTTTTAAATCCATCTATTTATTTTTTAAAAATTGGTAAAGAAATGTTTACAATTTTAGGTTGTAAATTTATACAAGAATTACATCGACTAGGATTTAGTATATTTCTTGATTTAAAATTCCATGATATCCCTAATACTGTTTTTAATGCTACAAAAGCAGCTGCAGATTTAGGGATATGGATGTTAAGTGTTCATGCATCTGGAGGTAAAAAAATGATGATTTCAGCAAAAAAAGCATTAAAATCTTTTAAAAAACCACCTTTATTAATAGCTATAACAGCTTTAACTAGTTTAAAAGAAGAAGATTTAAAAGAAATTGGAGTTAAAATGTCATTAACAGAATATATTTTAACTTTATCAAAGTTATCCAATGATTGTGGTTTAGATGGAATTGTATGTCCAGGAGAAGAAGCAAAGAAAATAAAATTTTTATTTGGTAATAAATATAAAATTATTACACCGGGGATTAGATTTTCTAAAGATTTGTTATATGATCAAAATAACATAATCACTCCTAAAAAAGCTAAAGAATATAAAATAGATTATATAGTCGTAGGACGCTCTATCACCAAGTCAAAAAATCCAATTAAAAAATTAGATTTGATAATAAAATCTATGCAATAA
- the cls gene encoding cardiolipin synthase, protein MNIFFSLIKCLIFLIYWLLIANITFRVLIKKRRSIASSLSWLLSVYIIPFIGIFIWFFFGELYLDKRQKKIANRIWSMSNTWLNELKSRTYIFQIKNSEVATSLFQLCKHRQGISGIKSNKLKLLTNTNKIIETLIRDISLARKNIEMVFYIWKPGGIADDVAMALIKSAKRGIHCRLMLDSAGSIAFFRSPWVDIMRKSGIQVVEALKVSLLRVFLRRLDVRQHRKIILIDNYIVYSGSMNLVDPFLFKKSSGIGQWIDLMTRIEGPIAATMGIIYSCDWEIETGLKILPPLPNKTILKDNSNKNSSIQVIASGPGFPENMIHQALLTAIYSAKHELIMTTPYLVPSEDLLYAICTAAQRGVKVSIIIPLYHDSILVKWASRVFFTELLEAGVKIYQFKKGLLHSKSILVDQQLSLIGTANLDMRSLWLNFEITLVIDDSHFGKNLFCIQKQYISDSVLLDKKVWSMRAYWTRILEKIFYFLSPLL, encoded by the coding sequence ATGAATATTTTTTTTAGTTTAATAAAATGTTTAATTTTTCTAATATATTGGTTGTTAATTGCTAATATTACTTTTCGTGTTTTAATTAAAAAAAGACGTAGTATAGCTTCTTCTTTGTCTTGGTTGCTAAGTGTTTATATTATTCCATTTATTGGAATTTTTATTTGGTTTTTCTTTGGTGAATTATATTTAGATAAAAGACAAAAAAAAATAGCAAATAGAATTTGGTCTATGTCTAACACATGGCTTAATGAACTAAAGTCTCGTACATATATTTTTCAAATAAAAAATAGTGAAGTAGCGACTTCTTTATTTCAATTATGTAAACATAGACAAGGAATTTCTGGAATAAAAAGTAATAAATTAAAACTTTTAACTAACACTAATAAAATTATAGAAACTCTAATACGTGATATTTCCTTAGCCCGTAAAAATATTGAAATGGTATTTTATATTTGGAAACCTGGTGGAATAGCAGATGATGTAGCAATGGCTTTAATTAAATCTGCAAAACGCGGAATACATTGTAGATTAATGTTAGATTCTGCAGGAAGTATAGCGTTTTTTCGAAGTCCTTGGGTTGACATTATGAGAAAATCTGGAATCCAAGTAGTAGAAGCGTTAAAAGTTAGTTTATTACGAGTTTTTCTAAGAAGATTAGATGTTAGACAACATAGAAAAATTATATTAATTGATAATTATATTGTATATTCTGGAAGTATGAATCTTGTTGATCCTTTTTTATTTAAAAAATCTTCTGGTATTGGTCAATGGATCGACTTGATGACAAGAATAGAAGGACCTATAGCAGCAACCATGGGAATTATTTATTCATGTGATTGGGAAATTGAAACTGGTTTAAAAATTTTACCTCCATTACCAAATAAAACAATTTTAAAAGATAATTCTAATAAAAATTCTAGTATTCAAGTTATTGCATCTGGTCCAGGTTTTCCTGAAAATATGATTCATCAAGCTTTATTAACTGCTATTTATTCTGCTAAACATGAATTAATTATGACTACACCTTATCTAGTGCCTAGTGAAGATTTATTGTATGCTATTTGCACTGCGGCTCAAAGAGGTGTTAAAGTGAGTATTATCATACCTTTATATCATGATTCTATCTTAGTTAAATGGGCAAGTAGAGTTTTTTTTACTGAATTATTAGAAGCAGGTGTAAAAATTTATCAATTTAAAAAAGGTTTATTACATAGTAAAAGTATTTTAGTAGATCAACAATTAAGTTTAATTGGCACTGCAAATTTAGATATGAGAAGCCTTTGGTTGAATTTTGAAATCACCTTAGTTATTGATGATAGTCATTTTGGAAAAAACTTGTTTTGTATACAAAAACAATATATTTCTGATTCTGTTCTATTAGATAAAAAAGTTTGGTCTATGCGAGCATATTGGACAAGAATATTAGAGAAAATATTTTATTTTTTAAGTCCCTTATTATAA
- a CDS encoding YciC family protein, translating into MIITASEIRSDTYHFFSKQMGAIFFISFFITFVSILTDMFIKPDMHIISVIENKKFINAHSLLDLINNMNLEEKNELLKYSIFKIIELLLSKTLLLGSMITLISNLSNSKKESIISSISSLFTFLPNLFLLNFLTTFLIQLGFMFFIIPGILLSIILSLAPIIFSFKKHNLIESIRFSMSISWKYIKIIGSGVLLWMCNKFIATTILSNIYFINKNIMFLILNMSVNILYSLLIIYLFRFYMIFLRSPNLNII; encoded by the coding sequence GTGATTATTACGGCAAGTGAAATACGTAGTGATACATATCATTTTTTTTCTAAACAAATGGGGGCTATTTTTTTTATATCATTTTTTATTACATTTGTTAGCATATTAACTGATATGTTTATAAAACCAGATATGCATATTATTTCTGTTATTGAAAACAAAAAATTTATCAACGCACATTCATTATTAGATTTAATTAATAATATGAATTTAGAAGAAAAAAATGAACTATTAAAATATTCTATTTTTAAAATTATAGAGTTATTATTAAGTAAAACTTTATTATTAGGAAGTATGATTACTTTAATTTCTAATTTATCAAATTCTAAAAAAGAATCAATTATATCTTCAATATCTTCTTTATTTACATTCTTACCTAATTTGTTTTTATTAAATTTTCTTACAACTTTTCTTATTCAATTAGGTTTTATGTTTTTTATAATTCCAGGTATATTGTTATCAATAATATTATCTTTAGCACCTATTATTTTTTCTTTTAAAAAACATAATTTAATAGAATCGATTCGTTTTAGTATGTCTATTTCGTGGAAATATATAAAAATAATAGGATCAGGTGTTTTATTGTGGATGTGTAATAAGTTTATTGCAACAACAATACTTTCTAATATTTATTTTATCAACAAAAATATTATGTTTTTAATTTTAAATATGAGTGTAAATATATTATATTCACTTTTAATTATATATTTATTTCGTTTTTATATGATTTTTTTGCGTTCTCCAAATTTAAATATAATTTAG
- a CDS encoding pseudouridine synthase has translation MCEKIQKILSFFGHSSRREIEKMIKSENILINDKKAFIGQRFDKNKIDKITIKGEVVSIKKKEFNTKVLIYNKPEGEICTRYDFKKRPTVFDKLPILRMQRWISIGRLDLNTRGLLLFTNDGYLANELMHPRNQIEREYYIRVFGKIDKNTMNILKNGVRIKDGYASFKEIQSIDLKKSSKNQWFKGIICEGRNREIRFMWKKMKCQVSRLIRIRYGNVILPKTLKLGKYLELNSVLINKLYNLIPKKSFL, from the coding sequence ATGTGTGAAAAAATACAAAAAATTTTATCTTTTTTTGGACATAGTTCTCGTCGTGAAATTGAAAAAATGATTAAATCTGAAAACATATTAATTAATGATAAAAAAGCATTTATTGGTCAACGTTTCGATAAAAATAAAATTGATAAAATTACAATTAAAGGAGAAGTAGTTTCTATTAAAAAAAAAGAATTCAATACTAAAGTGTTAATTTACAATAAACCTGAAGGAGAAATTTGTACTAGATATGATTTTAAAAAACGTCCTACAGTATTTGATAAATTACCAATTTTAAGAATGCAAAGATGGATAAGTATTGGACGATTAGATCTTAATACTAGAGGTTTGTTATTGTTTACAAATGATGGATATTTAGCTAATGAACTCATGCATCCTCGAAATCAAATAGAACGAGAATACTATATTCGCGTTTTTGGAAAAATTGATAAAAATACAATGAATATTTTAAAAAATGGAGTTAGAATTAAGGATGGTTACGCGTCATTTAAAGAAATTCAATCTATTGATCTTAAAAAATCATCAAAAAATCAATGGTTCAAAGGTATAATATGTGAAGGAAGAAATCGTGAAATTAGATTTATGTGGAAAAAAATGAAATGTCAAGTTAGTCGATTAATTAGAATACGTTATGGTAATGTTATTTTACCTAAAACTTTAAAATTGGGTAAATATTTGGAATTAAATTCTGTATTAATCAATAAATTATATAATTTAATTCCTAAAAAATCATTTTTATAA
- the ribA gene encoding GTP cyclohydrolase II: MQLIKIEKAMLPTPWGNFFIFGFEEKKNGKNHVALVYGNIKKNTPILSRVHSECLTGDALFSLRCDCGTQLEMAMKIISKEGTGVLIYHRQEGRNIGLLNKIKAYALQDQGLDTVEANEKLGFSADERDFSLCADIFKILNIKKIRLLTNNPFKVKMLTNAGINIVERVPIIAEKNSKNSFYLKTKAKKMGHLLYE; the protein is encoded by the coding sequence ATGCAATTAATAAAAATAGAAAAAGCAATGTTGCCTACTCCTTGGGGTAATTTTTTTATTTTTGGTTTTGAAGAAAAGAAAAATGGTAAAAATCATGTTGCTCTTGTATATGGAAATATCAAAAAAAATACTCCTATTCTTTCTAGAGTACATTCAGAATGTCTTACAGGAGATGCACTTTTTAGCTTAAGATGTGATTGTGGTACTCAATTAGAAATGGCAATGAAGATAATTTCTAAAGAAGGAACAGGTGTGTTGATTTATCATCGTCAAGAAGGAAGAAATATTGGTTTACTAAACAAAATAAAGGCATACGCCTTACAAGATCAAGGGTTAGATACTGTTGAAGCTAATGAAAAATTAGGTTTTTCTGCAGATGAAAGAGATTTTTCATTATGTGCCGATATATTTAAAATATTAAATATTAAAAAAATTCGCTTATTAACAAACAATCCATTTAAAGTAAAAATGCTTACTAACGCAGGAATAAATATTGTAGAACGTGTACCTATTATAGCAGAAAAAAATTCAAAAAATTCTTTTTATTTAAAAACCAAAGCTAAAAAAATGGGTCATTTATTATATGAATAA
- the trpA gene encoding tryptophan synthase subunit alpha, producing MNRYQKVFEQLSKIKEGCFVPFVVLGDPSLEQSVKIIEVLIKNGADALEIGIPFSDPLADGPTIQKANLRALSQKNNFFQYFKVLKNLREKNTKLPIGILIYANLIYNQGIDNFYLQCRNSGVDSVLIADVPIEESKIFYQTANKYKINSIYICPPNADDDFLNKISLYAQGYIYVLSRSGVTGTENNNILISKNFIKKIKKYNSLPLLQGFGISDVIQIKEAMLSGLSGVICGSAIINIIEKYLTKEDIMLIKIKNFIKSLKISTKLV from the coding sequence ATGAATCGATATCAAAAAGTTTTTGAACAATTATCTAAAATAAAAGAAGGATGTTTTGTACCCTTTGTAGTTTTAGGAGATCCTTCCTTAGAACAATCGGTAAAAATAATTGAAGTTTTGATAAAAAATGGAGCAGATGCTTTAGAAATTGGAATCCCTTTTTCAGATCCATTAGCTGATGGACCAACTATTCAAAAAGCTAATTTACGTGCATTATCTCAAAAAAATAATTTTTTTCAATATTTTAAAGTATTAAAAAATTTACGAGAAAAAAATACAAAATTACCTATTGGTATTTTAATATATGCTAATCTTATATATAATCAAGGTATTGATAATTTTTATTTGCAATGTCGTAATTCTGGTGTAGATTCAGTATTAATAGCGGACGTACCTATTGAAGAATCAAAAATTTTTTATCAAACTGCAAATAAATATAAAATTAATTCTATTTATATATGCCCTCCTAATGCAGATGATGATTTTTTAAATAAAATTTCTTTATATGCACAAGGATATATTTATGTACTATCTCGCTCTGGAGTAACAGGAACAGAAAATAACAATATATTAATATCTAAAAATTTTATAAAAAAAATCAAAAAATATAATTCTCTACCCTTATTGCAAGGTTTTGGTATTTCAGATGTAATTCAAATAAAGGAAGCCATGTTATCAGGGCTTTCTGGTGTAATATGTGGTTCTGCAATAATAAATATTATTGAAAAATATTTAACTAAAGAAGATATAATGCTTATTAAAATAAAAAATTTTATTAAAAGTTTAAAAATTTCTACTAAATTAGTATAA
- a CDS encoding septation protein A, protein MKQVLNILPMIVFFIFYNLYDIFIASGALIITSGLICVFYWILYNEIDKINLFSFFTIAFFGFLTIFFHNSQFIKWKITIVYMVFSILLLISQFFTSKPIIQRFLEKDINISKICWRKINLAWSLFFLLCSILNIYIAFWFSEKTWVIFKVFGFTTLTFLLILITGIYINYKILKEK, encoded by the coding sequence ATGAAACAAGTATTAAATATTTTACCAATGATTGTTTTTTTTATTTTTTATAATCTTTATGATATTTTTATAGCTTCTGGAGCTTTAATTATTACATCAGGATTAATATGTGTATTTTATTGGATTTTATATAATGAAATAGACAAAATTAATTTATTTAGTTTTTTTACAATTGCTTTTTTTGGTTTTCTTACAATATTTTTTCATAATAGTCAATTTATTAAATGGAAAATCACAATAGTTTATATGGTTTTTTCTATACTTTTATTAATTAGTCAATTTTTCACAAGTAAACCAATTATACAAAGATTCTTAGAAAAAGATATAAATATATCTAAAATTTGTTGGCGTAAAATTAATTTAGCATGGTCTTTATTTTTTTTACTTTGCAGTATTTTAAATATTTATATAGCATTTTGGTTTTCAGAAAAAACTTGGGTGATTTTTAAAGTTTTTGGATTTACAACTTTAACATTTCTTCTAATTTTAATAACTGGTATTTACATAAATTATAAAATATTAAAAGAAAAATAA